A window of the Hevea brasiliensis isolate MT/VB/25A 57/8 chromosome 6, ASM3005281v1, whole genome shotgun sequence genome harbors these coding sequences:
- the LOC110655699 gene encoding protein ACCELERATED CELL DEATH 6-like yields MAGSMDLNISILCWEQRSQRFQTLMNKGLETSIQPNRTDYIMDPALLEAAVEANADKFIDAMERISAEKKVSLPTIFNQLDPSGNSLLHIATSSRNEEIAQLIAYHFPSHISKRNIKGDTALHIAARGGMLNTIEILVCRGKDFPGTDTTSASSSFTSENDFAESTGDDRLLRIKNVHGNTALHEGVMNRHLDVAQFLISADEEVWYYQNKEGWSPLYMAVKIGDFDIFRLLLKAPLSHYDSHKKLGGNPPAHATIIEDKIDMLKEMAEVNPELVQLKDGRGRTVLHWAAHRGNVDAVRFLSSKFCGGLFEMDNKGFFPIHIASEEGRVEVIKELLEQWPHQRELFNREGQNILHVAAKSGKDNVVRFISETPTLEKLLNEKDRNGNTPLHLAAMNSHPAVVLTLTWQKKINIKLLNNESKPVYDVSPKLTGGRRRVEYPPEGFYHLIPLQSLTNGALFSAGARPNFDLNFNERNSNKRYSIRVEEIKELVGIVLLLETLVATVTFTAVFSIPGGYNSSNNPDKGMATILNKPMFQFSVMCNATAFYSSIISIFSILVGIVLIDVYFAVYFYFLSLHLLGLALAMMSLAFMAAIQAGLSQVSWLASYALIMGIISLIIPLSIITIFSLSFSCNKPHFMRYIIYYLSRAAVPLVKISSLHGRTEESEIKDLKEQEGSQQLGKDEQQRSLPQRESKQEELQQLRDDGHTTISSENGEQERVVA; encoded by the exons ATGGCAGGCTCGATGGATCTGAATATAAGCATCCTCTGCTGGGAGCAGAGAAGCCAGCGGTTTCAAACATTAATGAATAAAGGACTGGAAACTTCCATACAGCCTAATAGGACAGATTACATTATGGATCCTGCCCTGCTTGAAGCTGCAGTTGAAGCCAATGCTGACAAGTTCATTGATGCTATGGAACGAATTTCAGCAGAGAAAAAGGTATCCCTGCCAACCATCTTCAATCAACTAGACCCGTCAGGAAATTCTTTGCTTCATATTGCCACAAGTTCAAGGAATGAAGAGATTGCCCAACTCATTGCGTATCACTTTCCTTCGCATATTTCGAAGAGGAATATCAAAGGCGATACTGCTCTGCACATTGCTGCTAGAGGTGGAATGCTTAATACTATTGAAATTCTTGTTTGCCGTGGAAAAGATTTCCCTGGCACAGATACTACTTCAGCTTCCTCTTCTTTCACTTCTGAAAATGATTTCGCAGAAAGTACAGGTGATGATAGATTATTAAGGATAAAAAATGTGCACGGAAACACTGCTTTGCATGAGGGTGTGATGAATCGCCACCTTGATGTGGCTCAATTCCTGATTTCTGCAGATGAAGAAGTGTGGTATTATCAGAACAAGGAAGGTTGGTCTCCGCTCTATATGGCAGTCAAAATAGGTGATTTTGACATTTTTCGATTACTGTTGAAAGCTCCATTAagccattatgattcacacaagaAGCTTGGAGGAAACCCCCCAGCTCATGCTACTATTATTGAAGACAAAATAG ATATGTTAAAGGAGATGGCTGAGGTGAATCCTGAACTTGTCCAATTAAAAGATGGAAGAGGACGAACTGTGCTTCATTGGGCGGCACACAGAGGTAACGTTGATGCAGTTCGGTTCCTCTCAAGCAAATTTTGTGGTGGCCTGTTTGAAATGGATAATAAGGGGTTCTTTCCTATTCACATTGCAAGCGAGGAAGGGCGTGTTGAGGTAATAAAGGAGTTGCTTGAGCAGTGGCCCCATCAAAGAGAGTTGTTCAACAGAGAAGGTCAGAATATTCTTCATGTTGCTGCTAAGAGTGGAAAAGATAACGTGGTGAGATTCATTTCGGAAACTCCTACACTGGAGAAGCTTTTGAATGAGAAAGACAGAAATGGAAACACTCCTTTACATTTGGCAGCAATGAACTCTCATCCAGCAGTTGTGCTTACTTTAACATGGCAAAAGAAAATAAACATAAAGCTTCTGAACAATGAAAGCAAACCGGTTTATGATGTAAGTCCCAAGCTTACCGGCGGTCGCAGGAGAGTTGAATAC CCACCTGAAGGATTTTATCATCTAATTCCTTTGCAGTCTTTGACAAATGGTGCTTTGTTTTCTGCTGGTGCTCGCCCAAATTTTGATCTAAATTTTAACGAGCGAAATTCCAACAAGAGATATTCAATTAGAGTTGAAGAGATTAAAGAGTTGGTTGGCATTGTATTACTGCTGGAAACGCTTGTGGCCACCGTAACCTTTACTGCTGTATTCTCCATCCCTGGTGGATATAATAGCTCTAACAATCCAGACAAAGGAATGGCAACTATTTTAAATAAGCCTATGTTTCAATTCTCTGTGATGTGCAACGCCACTGCTTTTTATAGTTCCATCAtcagtattttctccatcctcgtTGGTATAGTGTTAATTGATGTCTATTTTGCGGTATATTTCTATTTCCTTTCCCTACATCTATTAGGCTTAGCTCTTGCGATGATGTCCCTGGCATTCATGGCTGCAATACAAGCAGGACTAAGCCAAGTTTCTTGGCTAGCCTCCTATGCTCTCATCATGGGAATCATCTCTCTTATCATTCCATTGTCGATAATCACAATATTTTCATTATCATTTTCATGCAATAAGCCGCATTTTATGCGATATATCATCTACTACCTCAGTCGTGCAGCTGTTCCACTAGTAAAAATTTCCTCACTACATGGAAGAACAGAAGAATCTGAGATCAAAGATTTGAAAGAACAAGAAGGGTCACAACAATTGGGAAAAGATGAACAACAACGGTCTCTGCCTCAAAGAGAAAGTAAGCAAGAAGAATTGCAACAGTTAAGAGACGATGGGCATACAACGATATCTTCAGAAAATGGAGAGCAAGAAAGAGTAGTTGCTTAA
- the LOC110655700 gene encoding geranylgeranyl diphosphate reductase, chloroplastic-like: MSMTQTPHTFQPCFLSPLKTTTSSECAHSKRPTLTITACSSPTKLLSGRKLRVAVVGGGPAGSSAAEALASGGIETFLFERSTSTAKPCGGAIPLCMLDEFSIPLHLIDRHVTRMKIISPSNLTVDFGSKTLKPHESIPMLRREVLDSFLRSRAQSSGSHLIPALVTHLEVPSSSTEPYIIHHTSNNTKRTLAVDVIIGADGANSRVAKSIKAGNYTCAIAFQERIRLPEEKMEYYQNLAEMYVGNDVSPDFYAWVFPKCDHVAVGTGTVCAKPDIKVYQRGIRERVSHKINGGKVIKVEAHPIPEHPRPTRVRGRVALVGDAAGYVTKCSGEGIYFAAKSGRMCGEAIVKASEGGEKMVSEEDLKREYLREWDRKFMKTFRFLDLLQRVFYGSNAAREALVELCGDEYVQRMTFDSYLYKKLANGDRWEDVKMVLNTIGSLVRCKIVEREMEALKV, translated from the coding sequence ATGTCTATGACACAAACCCCCCACACCTTTCAACCATGCTTCCTGTCTCCACTCAAAACCACAACCTCCTCCGAATGCGCCCACTCAAAACGCCCAACTCTTACTATTACTGCCTGTTCTTCCCCCACCAAGCTACTCTCTGGCCGGAAGCTACGCGTCGCCGTCGTTGGAGGCGGCCCAGCTGGCTCCTCCGCTGCGGAAGCCCTCGCCTCTGGTGGAATCGAAACTTTTCTCTTCGAGCGCAGCACTTCCACAGCCAAGCCCTGTGGCGGAGCCATTCCTCTCTGCATGCTCGACGAATTCTCCATCCCTCTCCACCTCATCGACCGCCATGTCACTCGCATGAAAATCATTTCCCCTTCTAATCTCACTGTTGATTTTGGCTCCAAAACCCTCAAACCTCACGAGTCCATCCCCATGCTCCGCCGTGAAGTACTGGACTCCTTCCTCCGCTCTCGTGCCCAATCAAGTGGCTCTCATTTGATTCCCGCCCTTGTCACGCATCTCGAGGTCCCTTCCTCATCAACCGAGCCTTACATCATCCACCACACAAGCAACAACACCAAACGCACCCTAGCCGTCGATGTGATCATCGGAGCGGACGGAGCCAACAGCAGAGTCGCCAAATCGATAAAAGCTGGAAATTACACTTGTGCCATCGCTTTCCAAGAGAGAATTAGATTACCCGAAGAGAAAATGGAATACTACCAAAATCTCGCAGAGATGTACGTAGGAAATGACGTGTCACCCGATTTCTACGCGTGGGTATTCCCCAAATGCGACCACGTGGCAGTGGGCACTGGTACAGTGTGCGCGAAACCAGACATTAAAGTATACCAGAGAGGGATCAGAGAAAGGGTAAGCCACAAGATCAATGGGGGGAAAGTGATCAAAGTGGAGGCACACCCAATACCGGAGCACCCACGTCCGACGAGGGTACGGGGGAGAGTAGCGCTGGTGGGGGATGCGGCGGGATACGTGACAAAGTGCTCTGGCGAAGGGATATACTTCGCGGCGAAGTCAGGAAGAATGTGCGGAGAGGCGATAGTGAAGGCTTCTGAGGGAGGGGAGAAGATGGTAAGCGAAGAAGATTTAAAAAGAGAGTATTTGAGAGAGTGGGATAGGAAGTTCATGAAAACATTCAGATTCTTGGACTTGCTGCAGAGAGTGTTTTATGGTAGTAATGCAGCGAGAGAAGCATTGGTAGAGCTATGTGGAGATGAGTATGTGCAGAGAATGACATTTGATAGCTATTTGTATAAGAAATTGGCTAATGGGGATAGATGGGAAGATGTGAAGATGGTTTTGAATACTATTGGGAGCTTGGTGAGGTGTAAGATTGTGGAGAGGGAGATGGAGGCCTTGAAGGTTTAA